One window of Burkholderia thailandensis E264 genomic DNA carries:
- a CDS encoding M48 family metallopeptidase, which produces MPKRPRPRPAVVALDHRQLDLPLFDGPAASPSPASPSAAPPAAPIPPATPPEADRSRRRTLALDGRVLEYKLKRSARRTIGFAIDGSGLTITAPRWVTLADIEAAIAEKRRWIFNKLAEWQTRAEQRALPQIDWKDGAQIPYLGKPVSIALASTKGALSFDAAAATLELGLPAHASDQQIKDRVQGWLQGEAKRIFGERLAVYAEKLGVTYSMYALSSAATRWGSCSSDGKIRLNWRLVHFPMSIVDYVVAHELSHLREMNHSPAFWQTVESIFPEFREARHTLKHHPPELLPAL; this is translated from the coding sequence ATGCCGAAGCGTCCCAGGCCACGGCCGGCCGTCGTGGCTCTCGATCACCGCCAGCTCGACCTGCCGCTCTTCGACGGGCCGGCCGCCTCGCCGTCTCCCGCTTCCCCTTCCGCCGCACCGCCCGCCGCCCCCATCCCGCCCGCGACGCCGCCTGAAGCCGACCGCTCCCGCCGCCGCACGCTCGCGCTCGACGGCCGCGTGCTCGAATACAAGCTGAAGCGCTCCGCGCGCCGCACGATCGGCTTCGCGATCGACGGCAGCGGCCTCACGATCACCGCGCCGCGCTGGGTGACGCTCGCCGACATCGAGGCGGCGATCGCCGAGAAGCGCCGCTGGATCTTCAACAAGCTAGCCGAATGGCAAACGCGCGCCGAGCAGCGCGCGTTGCCGCAGATCGACTGGAAGGACGGCGCGCAGATTCCGTATCTCGGCAAGCCCGTCAGCATCGCGCTCGCGTCTACGAAGGGCGCGCTCAGCTTCGACGCGGCCGCCGCGACGCTCGAGCTCGGGCTGCCCGCGCACGCGAGCGATCAGCAGATCAAGGATCGCGTGCAGGGCTGGTTGCAGGGCGAAGCCAAGCGAATCTTCGGCGAGCGGCTCGCCGTGTATGCGGAAAAGCTCGGCGTCACGTATTCGATGTATGCGCTATCCTCGGCCGCGACGCGCTGGGGCAGTTGCTCGAGCGACGGCAAGATCCGCCTGAACTGGCGGCTCGTCCACTTTCCGATGTCGATCGTCGACTACGTCGTCGCACACGAGCTGTCGCATCTGCGCGAGATGAACCATAGCCCGGCGTTCTGGCAGACGGTCGAATCGATCTTCCCGGAATTCCGCGAGGCGCGGCATACGCTCAAGCATCATCCGCCGGAACTGCTGCCGGCGCTCTGA
- the murU gene encoding N-acetylmuramate alpha-1-phosphate uridylyltransferase MurU codes for MTHTLDTAMIFAAGRGERMRPLTDTTPKPLLAAGGKPLIVWQIERLAAAGIRTIVVNHAWLGAQIEAALGDGSRWGVRLLYSAEREALETAGGIAQALPLIEGGGGPKVFVGVSGDIYTGFDYAALSARASALAGAPEPSMHLVMVPNPPFHPAGDFTLGDDGLLSLDGAPRATFGNIGLYDTRMFRDLPAGTRRALTPYYRETIAARRATGELYSGAWENVGTPAQLGELDAALKAAR; via the coding sequence ATGACGCACACACTCGATACGGCGATGATCTTCGCCGCCGGGCGCGGCGAACGGATGCGCCCGCTCACCGACACGACGCCCAAGCCGCTCCTCGCGGCGGGCGGCAAGCCGCTGATCGTCTGGCAGATCGAGCGGCTCGCCGCGGCGGGCATCCGCACGATCGTCGTCAACCATGCGTGGCTCGGCGCGCAGATCGAGGCCGCGCTCGGCGACGGCTCGCGCTGGGGCGTGCGGCTCCTGTATTCCGCCGAGCGCGAAGCGCTCGAGACGGCGGGCGGAATCGCGCAGGCGCTGCCGCTCATCGAGGGCGGCGGCGGACCGAAGGTGTTCGTCGGCGTATCGGGCGACATCTACACCGGCTTCGACTATGCCGCGCTGTCGGCCCGCGCGAGCGCGCTCGCCGGCGCGCCCGAGCCCAGCATGCACCTCGTGATGGTGCCCAACCCGCCGTTTCATCCGGCGGGCGATTTCACGCTCGGCGACGACGGCCTGCTATCGCTCGACGGCGCGCCGCGCGCGACGTTCGGCAACATCGGGCTCTACGACACGCGGATGTTCCGCGATCTGCCGGCCGGGACACGCCGCGCGCTCACGCCCTATTACCGCGAGACGATCGCCGCGCGCCGCGCGACGGGCGAGCTCTACAGCGGCGCATGGGAGAACGTCGGCACGCCCGCGCAACTGGGCGAGCTCGACGCCGCGCTGAAGGCTGCTCGCTGA
- the pdxA gene encoding 4-hydroxythreonine-4-phosphate dehydrogenase PdxA: MSARPQPLRIAITTGEPAGVGPELTARALADAATRWPDAHFTVLGDAGLIAGRAAAAGVDWGRVTAGGETGHVADAHVADAHVANAHVAVAHRALAAPAEAGKLNPANGRYVLALLDAAIDGALAGKYDAIVTAPLQKSTINDAGVPFTGHTEYLAERTHTPRVVMMLAGTGERPLRVALATTHLPLKDVAAALTIDGLVGTLSIIDRDLRERFGLAAPRILVTGLNPHAGENGYLGREEIDVIEPALERARAAGIDARGPYPADTLFQPRHLEHADCVLAMFHDQGLPVLKYATFGEGINVTLGLPIIRTSVDHGTALDLAGTGRADPGSLVAAIDTAVTMARHQRAG; encoded by the coding sequence ATGTCCGCCCGTCCGCAGCCGCTGCGCATCGCGATCACGACCGGCGAGCCGGCCGGCGTCGGCCCCGAGCTGACGGCGCGCGCGCTCGCCGATGCGGCGACGCGCTGGCCGGACGCGCACTTCACGGTGCTCGGCGACGCGGGCCTGATCGCCGGGCGCGCGGCCGCGGCCGGCGTCGACTGGGGGCGCGTGACGGCGGGCGGCGAGACGGGGCATGTTGCCGACGCGCATGTCGCAGATGCGCACGTCGCCAACGCGCACGTCGCCGTCGCTCATCGCGCGCTTGCCGCGCCGGCCGAAGCGGGCAAGCTGAATCCGGCGAACGGGCGCTACGTGCTCGCGCTGCTCGATGCGGCGATCGACGGCGCGCTCGCCGGCAAATACGACGCGATCGTCACCGCGCCGCTGCAAAAGAGCACGATCAACGACGCCGGCGTGCCGTTTACCGGCCATACCGAATATCTCGCCGAGCGCACGCACACGCCGCGCGTCGTGATGATGCTTGCGGGCACGGGCGAGCGGCCGCTGCGCGTCGCGCTCGCGACGACGCACCTGCCGCTCAAGGACGTGGCGGCCGCGCTGACGATCGACGGCCTCGTCGGCACGCTGTCGATCATCGATCGCGACCTGCGCGAACGCTTCGGTCTCGCCGCGCCGCGCATCCTCGTGACGGGCCTCAATCCGCATGCGGGCGAGAACGGTTATCTCGGCCGCGAGGAAATCGACGTGATCGAGCCGGCGCTCGAACGCGCGCGGGCGGCGGGCATCGACGCGCGCGGCCCCTATCCGGCCGACACGCTGTTCCAGCCGCGCCACCTCGAGCACGCGGATTGCGTGCTTGCGATGTTCCACGATCAGGGGCTGCCGGTCCTCAAGTACGCGACGTTCGGCGAAGGCATCAACGTCACGCTCGGCCTGCCGATCATCCGCACGTCGGTCGATCACGGCACCGCGCTCGATCTCGCCGGCACGGGCCGCGCCGATCCGGGCAGCCTCGTCGCCGCGATCGACACCGCCGTGACGATGGCGCGCCATCAGCGCGCGGGTTGA
- a CDS encoding LPS-assembly protein LptD, with translation MPRKTLLPLVPACDAAPRRKRLAAALLAVPGLVPAVSQAQLSGAAAEPQTFGSPWDLRLAPQLDEHPQKQGGKPATFVLADHTGGTADQDLAAKGSAEIRRGNAVVKADAIHYDQDTDMADAYGKVTVANGGTTFSGPEAHLKVEANQGFMTTPKYHFTATGGSGSAERVQLLDSERSVFTNGTYTGCQCSTNPAWYIRGSEFDFDTGADEGVARNGVLFFQGVPLFGSPWLTFPLSGERRSGFLPPTFSPFSSTNGIEVSLPYYFNIAPNRDLTITPHIISKRGIFTQATFRYLSTNYSGALTGEYLPDDRIAHRNRYAIFWQHQQNFGNGFGGYIYYNKVSDNLYPEELGSTNQFVNGIQTVYQQEAGLTYNDGPWSVLGRYQHWQTLPPAVAPYGREPQLNVKYAKYNVGGFDFGAEADYSRFRITTADQPEGDRVMFNPYVSYGLYGPGYFFVPKAQLHIASYDLTTTTGGVPDQAKRFTYSIPTLSLDTGLVFDRSVRLFGQDYIQTLEPRLFYVYTPYRNQSNAPLFDTAVSDFGLAEIFTPNTFVGNDRIADANRLTAALTTRFINPATGDERARFVIAQQYYFTDQRVTLLPTEAPATARHSDLILGASVKLGAGFASETAFQYNVDNNQLVKSSVGFGYSPGERRVINVGYRYTRQNPTLSNEPINQILMSAQWPLTRRLYAVGRLNYDLASSRVVDGLVGFQYDADCWAFGVGVQRYANGLNTSGQQNSSTRVLAQLVLKGLTSIDNGLVTAFRAGVQGYTPLPPAPAPLSRFSNYD, from the coding sequence ATGCCGCGTAAAACGTTACTCCCGCTCGTCCCAGCTTGCGATGCCGCGCCGCGCAGAAAACGGCTCGCGGCCGCGCTTTTGGCCGTACCGGGCCTCGTGCCGGCGGTGTCGCAGGCCCAGTTGTCCGGCGCCGCGGCCGAGCCGCAGACGTTCGGCTCGCCGTGGGACCTGCGCCTCGCGCCGCAGCTCGACGAGCATCCGCAAAAGCAGGGCGGCAAGCCCGCGACGTTCGTGCTCGCCGACCACACGGGCGGCACCGCCGATCAGGACCTCGCCGCGAAGGGTTCGGCCGAGATCCGCCGCGGCAACGCGGTCGTCAAGGCGGATGCGATCCACTACGATCAGGACACCGACATGGCCGACGCGTACGGCAAGGTCACGGTGGCCAACGGCGGCACGACGTTCTCGGGGCCCGAGGCGCATCTGAAGGTCGAGGCGAACCAGGGCTTCATGACGACGCCGAAGTACCATTTCACGGCGACGGGCGGCTCGGGCAGCGCCGAGCGCGTCCAGCTCCTCGACAGCGAACGCTCGGTGTTCACGAACGGCACGTACACGGGCTGCCAGTGCTCGACGAACCCGGCGTGGTACATCAGGGGTAGCGAGTTCGATTTCGATACGGGCGCGGACGAGGGCGTCGCGCGCAACGGCGTGCTGTTCTTTCAGGGCGTGCCGCTCTTCGGCAGCCCGTGGCTCACGTTTCCGCTGTCGGGCGAGCGGCGCAGCGGCTTCCTGCCGCCGACGTTCTCGCCGTTCAGCTCGACGAACGGCATCGAGGTCTCGCTGCCGTACTATTTCAACATCGCGCCGAACCGCGACCTGACGATCACGCCGCACATCATTTCGAAGCGCGGGATCTTCACGCAGGCGACGTTCCGCTATCTGTCGACGAACTATTCGGGCGCGCTGACGGGCGAGTATCTGCCCGACGACCGCATTGCGCACCGCAACCGCTACGCGATCTTCTGGCAGCACCAGCAGAACTTCGGCAACGGTTTCGGCGGCTACATCTATTACAACAAGGTATCGGACAACCTGTATCCCGAAGAGCTCGGCTCGACGAACCAGTTCGTCAACGGGATCCAGACGGTGTATCAGCAGGAAGCCGGCCTGACCTACAACGACGGGCCGTGGTCGGTGCTCGGCCGTTACCAGCACTGGCAGACGCTGCCGCCGGCGGTCGCGCCGTACGGCCGCGAGCCGCAGTTGAACGTGAAGTACGCGAAGTACAACGTCGGCGGCTTCGACTTCGGCGCGGAAGCCGATTATTCGCGCTTTAGGATCACGACGGCCGACCAGCCGGAAGGCGACCGCGTGATGTTCAACCCGTACGTGTCGTACGGGCTGTACGGCCCCGGCTACTTCTTCGTGCCGAAGGCGCAGCTGCACATCGCATCGTACGACCTGACGACGACGACGGGCGGCGTGCCCGACCAGGCGAAGCGCTTCACGTACTCGATCCCGACACTCAGCCTCGATACCGGGCTCGTGTTCGACCGCTCGGTGCGCCTGTTCGGCCAGGACTACATCCAGACGCTGGAGCCGCGCCTGTTCTACGTGTACACGCCGTACCGGAACCAGTCGAACGCGCCGCTGTTCGACACGGCCGTGTCGGACTTCGGGCTCGCGGAGATCTTCACGCCGAACACGTTCGTCGGCAACGACCGGATCGCCGACGCGAACCGTCTGACGGCCGCGCTCACGACCCGCTTCATCAATCCGGCGACGGGCGACGAGCGCGCGCGCTTCGTGATCGCGCAGCAGTACTACTTCACCGACCAGCGCGTGACGCTCCTGCCGACCGAGGCGCCCGCGACCGCGCGGCACTCGGACCTGATCCTCGGCGCGTCGGTCAAGCTCGGCGCGGGCTTCGCGTCGGAGACGGCGTTCCAGTACAACGTCGACAACAACCAGCTCGTGAAGTCGAGCGTCGGCTTCGGCTACAGCCCGGGCGAGCGGCGCGTGATCAATGTCGGCTACCGCTACACGCGGCAGAATCCGACGCTCAGCAACGAGCCGATCAACCAGATCCTCATGTCCGCGCAATGGCCGCTCACGCGGCGGCTCTACGCAGTCGGCCGTCTCAACTACGATCTCGCGAGCAGCCGGGTTGTCGACGGTCTCGTCGGCTTCCAGTACGATGCCGACTGCTGGGCGTTCGGCGTCGGCGTCCAGCGGTACGCGAACGGCCTGAACACGTCGGGGCAGCAGAATTCGTCGACTCGCGTGCTCGCGCAACTCGTGCTCAAGGGTCTGACGAGCATCGACAACGGCCTCGTGACGGCGTTCCGGGCCGGCGTGCAGGGGTACACGCCGCTGCCGCCCGCGCCGGCGCCGCTGTCGCGCTTCAGCAATTACGATTAA
- the rsmA gene encoding 16S rRNA (adenine(1518)-N(6)/adenine(1519)-N(6))-dimethyltransferase RsmA produces the protein MSNSRQHQGHFARKRFGQNFLVDHGVIDAIVAAIRPERGERMVEIGPGLGALTGPVIARLATPDSPLHAVELDRDLIGRLKQRFGELLELHEGDALAFDFGSLALPGEKPSLRIIGNLPYNISSPLLFHLMSFAPVVIDQHFMLQNEVVERMVAEPGTKAFSRLSVMLQYRYVMDKLIDVPPESFQPPPKVDSAIVRMIPHAPHELPAVDPAVLGEVVTAAFSQRRKMLRNTLGGYRDLVDFDALGFDLARRAEDVGVDEYVRVAQAACAARAGR, from the coding sequence ATGTCGAACAGCAGACAGCACCAAGGGCATTTCGCGCGCAAGCGCTTCGGGCAGAACTTTCTCGTCGATCACGGCGTGATCGACGCGATCGTCGCGGCGATTCGTCCCGAGCGCGGCGAGCGCATGGTCGAGATCGGGCCGGGCCTCGGCGCGCTCACGGGGCCCGTGATCGCACGGCTCGCGACGCCCGATTCGCCGCTGCACGCGGTCGAACTCGACCGCGATCTGATCGGCCGCCTCAAGCAACGCTTCGGCGAGCTGCTCGAGCTGCACGAGGGCGATGCGCTCGCGTTCGACTTCGGCTCGCTCGCGCTGCCGGGTGAGAAGCCGTCGCTGCGGATCATCGGCAACCTGCCGTACAACATCTCGAGCCCGCTGCTGTTCCATCTGATGTCGTTCGCGCCCGTCGTGATCGACCAGCACTTCATGCTGCAGAACGAGGTCGTCGAGCGGATGGTGGCCGAGCCGGGCACGAAGGCGTTCAGCCGGCTGTCGGTGATGCTCCAGTACCGCTACGTGATGGACAAGCTGATCGACGTGCCGCCCGAGTCGTTCCAGCCGCCGCCGAAGGTCGATTCGGCGATCGTGCGGATGATCCCGCATGCGCCGCACGAACTGCCGGCCGTCGATCCGGCGGTGCTCGGCGAAGTCGTGACGGCCGCGTTCTCGCAGCGCCGCAAGATGCTGCGCAACACGCTCGGCGGCTATCGCGATCTCGTCGATTTCGATGCGCTCGGCTTCGATCTCGCGCGCCGCGCGGAAGACGTCGGCGTCGACGAGTACGTGCGCGTCGCGCAGGCGGCGTGCGCGGCGCGGGCGGGACGCTGA
- a CDS encoding aminoglycoside phosphotransferase family protein, which translates to MTQPPADSRLARLAAWLATFADRYALDLASLAPASADASFRRYFRVASAASPGGTAIAVDAPPPEKCREFAQIAQLLDAAGVHVPRVLEHDFDAGFMLVTDLGTRSYLSALDPAAPAAARPLMRDALDALIRWQLASREGVLPPFDEAFLRREMELMPEWYVGRHLGKTLPADARGALERTFALLIASAKAQPQGYMLRDFMPRNLMLAEPNPGVLDFQDAVYGPLTYDVVSLMRDAFISWDEEFELDCFAYYWEKAKKAGLPVEADFGEFYRQLEWMGLQRHIKVLGLFARINYRDHKPHYLADLPRFLGYARRVALRYRPLAPFARLLDDLEDKTAEVGYTF; encoded by the coding sequence ATGACGCAGCCCCCAGCCGATTCCCGTCTCGCCCGCCTCGCCGCCTGGCTCGCCACTTTCGCCGACCGCTACGCGCTCGACCTCGCGTCGCTTGCCCCGGCATCCGCCGACGCGAGCTTTCGCCGCTATTTCCGCGTCGCGAGCGCGGCCTCGCCGGGCGGCACGGCGATCGCCGTCGACGCGCCTCCGCCCGAGAAATGCCGCGAATTCGCGCAGATCGCGCAACTGCTCGACGCCGCGGGCGTCCACGTGCCGAGGGTGCTCGAGCACGACTTCGACGCGGGTTTCATGCTCGTCACCGATCTCGGCACGCGCTCGTACCTCTCGGCGCTCGATCCGGCGGCGCCCGCCGCCGCGCGGCCGCTGATGCGCGACGCGCTCGACGCGCTGATCCGCTGGCAGCTCGCGTCGCGCGAGGGCGTGCTGCCGCCGTTCGACGAGGCGTTCCTGCGCCGCGAGATGGAGCTGATGCCCGAATGGTACGTCGGCCGGCATCTCGGCAAGACGCTGCCCGCCGACGCGCGCGGCGCGCTCGAGCGCACGTTCGCGCTGCTGATCGCGAGCGCGAAGGCGCAGCCGCAGGGCTACATGCTGCGCGATTTCATGCCGCGCAACCTGATGCTCGCGGAGCCGAACCCCGGCGTGCTCGACTTCCAGGACGCCGTGTACGGGCCGCTCACGTATGACGTCGTGTCGCTCATGCGCGACGCGTTCATCAGCTGGGACGAGGAGTTCGAGCTCGACTGCTTCGCGTACTACTGGGAAAAGGCGAAGAAGGCGGGGCTGCCCGTCGAGGCGGATTTCGGCGAATTCTACCGGCAGCTCGAATGGATGGGCCTGCAGCGCCACATCAAGGTGCTCGGCCTGTTCGCGCGGATCAACTACCGCGATCACAAGCCGCACTATCTCGCCGACCTGCCGCGCTTTCTCGGCTACGCGCGCCGCGTCGCGCTGCGCTACCGGCCGCTCGCGCCGTTCGCCAGGCTCCTCGACGATCTCGAAGACAAGACGGCCGAAGTCGGCTACACGTTCTGA
- the gloA gene encoding lactoylglutathione lyase, protein MRLLHTMLRVGDLDRSIKFYTELLGMKLLRRQDYPDGKFTLAFVGYGDEQDHTVIELTHNWDTKSYELGTGFGHLAVEVEDAYKACEQIKAQGGKVTREAGPMKHGTTVIAFVEDPDGYKIEFIQRKTH, encoded by the coding sequence ATGCGTTTGCTTCACACGATGCTGCGAGTCGGCGATCTCGACCGCTCGATCAAGTTCTACACCGAACTGCTCGGCATGAAACTGCTGCGCCGCCAAGACTATCCGGACGGCAAGTTCACGCTCGCGTTCGTCGGCTACGGCGACGAGCAGGACCACACGGTCATCGAGCTCACCCACAACTGGGACACGAAATCGTACGAGCTCGGCACGGGCTTCGGCCATCTCGCCGTCGAAGTCGAGGACGCGTACAAGGCGTGCGAGCAGATCAAGGCGCAAGGCGGCAAGGTCACGCGCGAAGCGGGCCCGATGAAGCACGGCACGACGGTGATCGCGTTCGTCGAAGATCCGGACGGCTACAAGATCGAGTTCATCCAGCGCAAGACTCACTGA
- a CDS encoding peptidylprolyl isomerase yields the protein MKKTLRFAAVAAGLVASLITVAPSASAQALRAQGASLADEVVAVVNNDVITGRELDQRVGLIARRLQQQKAPVPPTDQLRAQVLNQMVLERIQVQRAKDDGIVVDNATVQATLGRLAQANGMPLDQYKARIEAQGVPWDLFVRDARTELMLSKLREKEVDSKITVSDAEVASYIASQRGPNAGAQQDLRLEHIFVKAPTNAPQADIDAAQKKAEGLLQQALASGTNFERLAKSQSEADDAKKGGDLGFKAPSSLPSDVVDAVSKLRPGEVNPTLIRVPDGFEIVRLVDRRASQNPAASPKIVQTHVRHILLRVGEGKSESQARQQLIDIRRQIEAGGDFEKFARTYSQDGSASQGGDLGWISPGETVPEFERAMNALQDGQVSNPVRTEYGYHLIQVLGRRDAEGSVQQQMDIARQAIGQRKAEQAYSDWLRELRDSSYVQIKLPVGQ from the coding sequence ATGAAGAAAACCCTTCGCTTCGCGGCTGTCGCAGCCGGTCTGGTCGCGTCGCTCATCACGGTCGCGCCGTCGGCGTCCGCGCAGGCGCTGCGCGCGCAGGGCGCGTCGCTCGCCGACGAGGTGGTCGCCGTCGTCAACAACGACGTGATCACGGGGCGCGAGCTCGATCAGCGCGTCGGCCTGATCGCGCGCCGCCTGCAGCAGCAGAAGGCGCCCGTGCCGCCGACGGACCAGTTGCGCGCACAGGTGCTGAACCAGATGGTGCTAGAGCGCATCCAGGTCCAGCGGGCGAAGGACGATGGCATCGTCGTCGACAACGCAACCGTGCAGGCGACGCTCGGCCGCCTCGCGCAAGCGAACGGGATGCCGCTCGACCAGTACAAGGCGCGCATCGAGGCCCAGGGCGTGCCGTGGGATCTGTTCGTGCGCGACGCGCGCACCGAGCTGATGCTCTCGAAGCTGCGCGAGAAGGAGGTCGACAGCAAGATCACGGTGTCGGACGCCGAGGTCGCGAGCTACATCGCGAGCCAGCGCGGCCCGAATGCGGGCGCGCAGCAGGATCTGCGGCTCGAGCACATCTTCGTGAAGGCGCCGACCAACGCGCCGCAGGCCGATATCGACGCCGCGCAGAAGAAGGCCGAAGGCCTGCTGCAGCAGGCGCTCGCGTCGGGGACCAATTTCGAGCGCCTTGCGAAGAGTCAATCGGAAGCCGACGACGCGAAGAAGGGCGGCGACCTCGGCTTCAAGGCGCCGTCGTCGCTGCCTTCCGACGTCGTCGACGCCGTGTCGAAGCTGCGTCCCGGCGAGGTCAACCCGACGCTGATCCGCGTGCCGGACGGCTTCGAGATCGTGCGTCTCGTCGACCGCCGCGCGAGCCAGAATCCGGCCGCGTCGCCGAAGATCGTGCAGACGCACGTGCGCCACATCCTGCTGCGCGTCGGCGAAGGCAAGTCGGAATCACAGGCGCGTCAGCAACTGATCGACATTCGCCGGCAGATCGAGGCGGGCGGCGATTTCGAGAAATTCGCGCGCACCTACTCGCAGGACGGCTCGGCGTCGCAAGGCGGCGATCTCGGCTGGATCAGCCCGGGCGAGACGGTGCCCGAATTCGAGCGTGCGATGAACGCGCTGCAGGACGGCCAGGTCAGCAACCCGGTGCGCACGGAGTACGGCTACCACCTGATCCAGGTGCTCGGCCGCCGCGACGCGGAAGGCTCGGTGCAGCAGCAGATGGACATCGCGCGCCAGGCGATCGGCCAGCGCAAGGCCGAGCAGGCGTATTCCGACTGGCTGCGCGAGCTGCGCGACTCGTCGTACGTGCAGATCAAGCTGCCCGTCGGCCAGTAA
- a CDS encoding lysophospholipid acyltransferase family protein — MRFVRSLLLLVYFVVYTVPYATACFIAFPFMRPNARYWMAVGWCKSTLFVARWLNGIRYRIEGYENLPDGPAVLLPKHQSAWETIALPALMPKPLCYVFKRELLYVPFFGWALGMLHMVHINRKDGKNAFDSVIRQGRKRMAEGAWVIMFPEGTRTPVGGQGKYKTGGARFAVGAGAPVVPIAHNAGRVWPRNSFTKYPGTVTVSIGKPIDTQGLTPDQLNERVENWIEAEMRRIDPDAYRHERDGARGAVRASDAARS; from the coding sequence ATGCGCTTCGTCCGCTCCCTGCTGCTGCTCGTCTATTTCGTCGTCTACACGGTGCCGTACGCAACCGCGTGCTTCATCGCGTTCCCGTTCATGCGCCCGAACGCGCGCTACTGGATGGCGGTCGGCTGGTGCAAGTCGACGCTGTTCGTCGCGCGCTGGCTGAACGGCATCCGGTATCGCATCGAAGGCTACGAGAACCTGCCCGACGGCCCGGCCGTGCTGCTGCCGAAGCATCAGTCCGCGTGGGAAACGATCGCGCTGCCCGCGCTGATGCCGAAGCCGCTCTGCTACGTGTTCAAGCGCGAGCTGCTGTACGTGCCGTTCTTCGGCTGGGCGCTCGGGATGCTGCACATGGTCCACATCAATCGCAAGGACGGCAAGAACGCGTTCGACTCGGTGATCCGCCAGGGCCGCAAGCGGATGGCGGAAGGCGCGTGGGTCATCATGTTCCCCGAAGGCACGCGCACGCCGGTCGGCGGGCAGGGCAAGTACAAGACGGGCGGCGCGCGCTTCGCGGTGGGCGCGGGCGCGCCCGTCGTGCCGATCGCGCACAACGCGGGGCGCGTGTGGCCGCGCAACTCGTTCACGAAGTACCCCGGCACCGTCACGGTGTCGATCGGCAAGCCGATCGACACGCAAGGCCTCACCCCCGATCAACTGAACGAACGCGTCGAAAACTGGATCGAAGCGGAAATGCGCCGCATCGATCCGGACGCGTACCGGCACGAGCGCGACGGCGCACGCGGCGCCGTCCGAGCGTCCGACGCCGCGCGTTCCTGA
- a CDS encoding DMT family transporter — MSAVAGAPARPSLDLRAIGVMVLLCAIWGFQQVAIKSATHAIPPMLQAGLRSAIAALGVWAWASARGTPLFRADGTFAAGIVAGILFAGEFVCLFFGLTLTSAARMAIFLYTAPCFTALGLHLFAPGEKMRRPQWAGVAIAFAGIAVAFADGFARPAAGHASALVGLAGDALGVLGGVMWAATTVVVRSTSLAHARASQTLFYQLTVSSAVLLGLAVVTRQTAFANVTPLAVASLAYQGVIVAFASYLAWYWLLTRYSAARLSVFTFLAPLFGVSFGVLLLGDAIGPRFVAAAALVLAGIALVNAPPRGARK, encoded by the coding sequence ATGAGCGCCGTCGCCGGCGCGCCGGCGCGTCCGTCGCTCGATCTGCGCGCGATCGGCGTGATGGTCCTGCTGTGCGCGATCTGGGGCTTTCAGCAAGTCGCGATCAAGAGCGCGACGCATGCGATTCCGCCGATGCTCCAGGCCGGGCTGCGCTCGGCGATCGCCGCGCTGGGCGTCTGGGCATGGGCGAGCGCACGCGGCACGCCCCTCTTTCGCGCGGACGGCACGTTCGCAGCCGGCATCGTCGCAGGCATCCTGTTCGCGGGCGAATTCGTCTGCCTGTTCTTCGGCCTCACGCTGACGAGCGCCGCGCGCATGGCCATCTTTCTGTACACCGCGCCGTGCTTCACCGCGCTCGGCCTGCACCTTTTCGCACCGGGCGAGAAGATGCGCCGCCCGCAATGGGCAGGCGTCGCGATCGCGTTCGCGGGCATCGCGGTCGCGTTCGCCGACGGCTTCGCGCGGCCGGCCGCGGGTCACGCATCGGCGCTCGTTGGACTCGCGGGCGACGCGCTCGGCGTGCTCGGCGGCGTGATGTGGGCGGCGACGACGGTCGTCGTGCGCTCGACGTCGCTGGCGCACGCGCGTGCGAGCCAGACCCTGTTCTATCAGTTGACCGTATCGTCGGCGGTGTTGCTCGGGCTCGCCGTCGTCACCCGCCAGACGGCATTCGCGAACGTGACGCCGCTCGCCGTCGCGAGCCTGGCCTATCAGGGCGTGATCGTCGCGTTCGCGAGCTATCTCGCATGGTATTGGCTGCTCACGCGCTACAGCGCGGCGCGGCTATCCGTGTTCACGTTTCTCGCGCCGCTCTTCGGCGTGAGCTTCGGCGTGCTGCTGCTCGGCGACGCGATCGGCCCGCGCTTCGTCGCGGCGGCGGCGCTCGTGCTCGCGGGCATCGCGCTCGTCAACGCGCCGCCGCGCGGCGCGCGCAAATAG